Within Vicia villosa cultivar HV-30 ecotype Madison, WI linkage group LG1, Vvil1.0, whole genome shotgun sequence, the genomic segment GCCACaccatattttttcttttttgttataGGTATGATATAGAAGAGGTTTTGCCATATATAAATATACAGCTATGCTATGCTTACATGAAATTTTTACACCGTATGCGTTACACCGTATATATGGCATTGGTTTTGTGATGCACAAATTTCAAAATGAGCCAAAAAaactattataaaaataatgaGCATGTAATTTTAGTATAAAATACAGTGTAAGTGTCATAAGCAGGTGTACAAATATTTTTTCCCATAAATATAATATCAGtacaattttttttactaaatcaGTTGTTAAACAAGAGATTTTGTGAAACTATTTATAAATAGTGATAAGCTATTGTTAGTCTCTAGAAAATAGTGATGAGCTATTTgggtttcttattttttttatattttaatttaaacagcAGTAATTTGGATTCATTCATTAAACCTCGATGCATTTTTCAAAAGTgaaatcataatatatatatatatatatatatatatatatatatatatatatatatatatcatttttctctctttaatttttaaaaatcgaATTGGCCATCAAAGTAAAGAGGATGAGTCATTGGTTTATTACTCAAATTATTGGGTTGTTGGTCGACTTGTAAGATTAAATCAGATAACTCAGTTCAATAAGTCGGATAActcaaataaattttgaacaaagtCTAATAACAACATAAATTGGATAACAAAATAAGTGCAgtgtctaataaatttaattctaaAGAGGGAAAGTTGTTtcaaacaaattttgaaaaacttatattttaattttatttaattatcaaaacaacatcattttgtttaaaataataaTGCATTTAATCCGTCGATTTTCAAAAATTGTCGGTTCATTGGTTTTTATCGGTTTGGTCAATTATGACTGACTTTTACTAATTTAATAATTCACCCGATGCAATCAAATTAGATCGATAATCCTTCCAATTCCTAGTTCCACTGTATTATttaaacaatatttatttttattataaatgtattgatttaaacaatattatttcttaatttaatttataatttcttTCATATTTAGCCACACCGATATATAAAGTCTGGATCCGTCCCTGCTTAGAACTAAGCATTCTAATAAGaatttttcttcacccacctcctaaccttcttgccaacccctggtgaatttaccacaataccccttgtttcggaagttcatttccgaaactgtacttattttcttaaaaaaggtgttttcggaaatgtatctccgaaaacgtgtattttttaatataaaatattgatttcggagatgcatctccgaaataaagttatattttcagaaaatgtggtgttttggaagttcatttccgaacgcaccccccttggagaattcggaaatgaacctccgaaaatatgtctggacagaataaaatgaaaaacaacaacaattcgctttatttaatcgggtgaagttTACAACgacaatattacataaaattaaagttacatattgttgaacacgggtaggtggggatgagagagtggtggggagaaaaaaaggcttccaaatttcaaaagttgtACTACTGtgagtaacaaatgacggaggaggtgtaaccggggccggaacatatgacggaggaggtggatgtccggaggaagaagaaccggaggtacgtccaccgcgagacaaaggagccaatcaatgtaagctataatttatcattatcatcaggggacgtcattacaaaaaattgggaaaaaaatcttattatttttaatcttgattttttagaaatgacgtccccagatgataatgataaactatagcttacaatgattggctcctttgtctcgcggtggacgtacctccggttcttcttcctccgaacatccacctcctccgtcatatgttccgaccccggttacacctcctccgtcatttgttacttacagtagtacgtatttttattaacatgataaatccaatacaaaaacactgtgcgatacaatccgaaatccgaacaaaacacgtcaaacaaaacaaaaacatgttattctgcccgacgagcgttacaaaatacacatcaaacaaaataaaaacacgttattcttctcgacgagcgaactcctccgaatgaagataattataccaatcttcatcccactcagtatcagaaccatcagcgttgatcacgcctgaagcagaaccagtcaaaagcttcttctcctccttcacctccttcatctctttcacctctttcacctccttctttgaagaaccctttcttcccttagcgccctctttagaagacgcagtcctgcgtgcttgttggttgtctgacatgttcctgtaaacagttgaaatcgattaatatgcgagacaaaataaaaaacaaaaaaatttgaacttctgatacaattcggaagttcatttccgaaaactgggagggaggtgttttcggaaatgaacttccgaaacacccctgcgatggacttttctgcaacttccatggcagacccctaaaccaaacttcaaaccaaatcaaaatgcttctaaacaacctaaatactactaacaacctaaccatatatcatttatgcaattaaaaccctaaataacatgcatttgaataatagatctaaaaatttcaaaacttacaaagtgttaggattgagggcttttgaatgttgtttagcagtgtgattggagccttgatgcagctttggaattctgtttgcacaaattttcgcctttgccactttttgttttgatttagggtaaatgattgggggtgggggagtgttttgataaatctgcagaaatcgcagtatttcggaagtgaacttctgaaataatgttttcggaaatgcacttccgaaataagtcaattttttcaaaaaaaaaaagctttcggaaatgaacttctgaagcaggggtattttggaattttcgcagggggtgacccccatagggaggtggccaaagaaattttctattttaatttcctccctcaattttctttttccttttttatttttctaaattaatAAATCGAATCTTTCTTAATGCAACGAAAAGGATCACGTAAAAATTgtctttattttaattaacaattgtctctatttgagacacaaaattcttattttcaaatgtcaatttttttatttttatcacggGGCAGTATCAACACGATACCTATACTACTTCTATTAACAATTCTATATAAATACACAAATGAatgacaattatatatatatatatatatatatatatatatatatatatatatatatatatatatatatatatatatatatatatatatatatattcattactCATTATTTAGCTTTGGTATGATTTTAACAATATCTATCTCAAAATCATATTACATCTTGCTCATTATAACTTTACACTTGTCTTTAATGTTATTGGACACAAAAAGTTAGATCAAACCAATAAAATATGTATAAATGTTAATTTGCACTTGATAAAATGACACTAGACACAATTAGTTAGATCcagacaaaaaatatatatataaattgatcATTTCAATGATGaaacattttaaatattaatatgtattGCAATTTTTTCACTGTAATATTATTGAAAAACCAATTCATTCTTACTCTAaagataatttattatttaataggtGTTGAGTTATCACTCATTTGCACATGTCTTTAATGTTAAAAATATGAATGAAATATTTTATAAAGTGTCTGGGACACAaccaattaaattctaagtagaAAAACATACATAAACTTAATTCTTAAATTACAGTATAATTTTACACTACTAAATAATATTTATCCGTGCGGATGCATGGGTATATTActagttattgatcaaactaatatTTATATCAGGGAGCATGAagttattaatctaaatattgattattaacacgacatgaagttactgcttaaaatatttttttattaattatatattaaattattattttttcacgggtaacaagatatatttctattaaaaaatatacatcttaaATAAATGTGTGTCTCGTACCAGATCCGGGTTTGTTACTAGatctattataaaaataaaattttatttatttttgatatatGATGATTCATAAGAGCTACACGTGTCGATAATCCATAAATCAACTCTGTGATACTACAAAAAGGAGGTTCATAAATTCGAACAGCATGCGACGTGGAATTTCTGCTTCGATTTCATACACGGAGAATTGGAAGACTCATATTCAGTTAGCATTTACGATCCTCCGAAACTAACTCCCTAATCCCAAATCTCTCTCTTCAGATTCATCTTCGCGCCAACACCACCGAACATGGCGGAAACCGCTTTCAATCTCCTCCACAACTTCAAATCAAGCAGGTATATATACTTTCACACATTCATAATTCGTTTCTCTTCCTTCCATTTCCACGTGTCTATGAACCCTAACATTTCGCTAGTTCTTCGATCTAGTTTTGAATTATTCTTCGTTTCAGTCACTGTTCTAAGAAAAAACTATTCATCGATCGGCAATCGTAAAATCACGATCCGATTACTGAATTTTGATTAGTTGAGTGGTGTTTTGGATTTATTCATGTGTAATTTGAATGAGGCTCTTTGATATATGAAATGCGGTGGTGGTAGCGTTTGATTTGTGAGATTAGTTTTCAGAGTGAAAGCTATGGGCTGTAGAATTGTAACTGTTTTCAAACTATGTTGTTGTCCTTGCTGAGTAAACGTACATTGGAGGTTGATTCCAGGTAATGTATACCGTGAAGCTCTGCATATGCGTGTATTTTCTGTAGGACATTCGTTTTGAATTTTTGTTGCGGTTCTGTGTTTGAATTTCGTCATCGTTTATTGTAGTTTGTGTTgtgttttatgtttaatttatattGGTTTTGGAAATGACTGTTCTTTTTGTCCATCGGAGAAATAATCGTAAGTCTATGTTTACAGAGATTCTTATGGGTTTGCATTAAGGCCTCAATACGCACAAAGATATAGAGAGTATTCCTTAATCTACAAGGTAACTATTCATTGTACTTCGATTTGGATGTATGCTACTGCTGGTCTAGTTTGATATCTCAATCCGATATTGGTTGAATATATTTccttgaataataaaaaaaataaaaattgaagcaTGATATTTTAGCCTTTTGATACAACAAAAAATTGAACTAAATAACCTAAATTGATACATTTATCATATTAGGAAGAAGAAGCTGAAAGGTCAGATAAATGGGGAAGTTTCATTGAACAGATAGATAAATCATCTCAAGCAAGTTCTTCTGAGGACAAACATAAAGAAACATTGAAAGTTGAAAGTAGTGAGGTCAAAGAAGAGAAAAATCCTCATAGGGTAAGTACTGGGGATGATTCGAGTAGTAGGAATTTTTCTGAATGTGCGGAGGTAGAAGAGACAAGTGCAGGCAGAATTATTGAAGGAGAAACTGAGATAAAAGAAGGTGACTCAAGTAGCAGGACGTCTTCAGGAGAAACTGAGACAAAAGAAGTTACTGGTTTGGGGAAGACTAGTGAAGGGGGTGATTCAAGTAGGAGGGAGTCTTTTTCGGATTGTTCAACAAGAAATAATTCTCCAAAGGAACTGCACCATTTAAAAGAAAGCAAGACCCGTAAGGTTCAATGCTGGGCTGAAATTAGGCCATCTCTTAGTACCATTGAAGAAATATTGAGCTGTCGTGTCAAGAAAGGAAAGAATATGAAAGGTGGGAAGATAAATGGTAGTGATGGCCACCTTCCATCTATAGAAAAATCAGAACCTGTAGAAGGGGATTCTGAGGAAGATAGTCAGGGAAAGGTCTCCACTAATGAGACTCTAGATGGTGGTAATGGTTCAAGGGCGGAAAATGATTTAATGGATCGAAACCTGCCAGAACTTTTCTCCCCATGGAAGGAACTGGAGTCCCTTGTTCAGGGTGGAGTCCCCAAGGATCTTAGAGGAGAGGTAaaatttatgttttctttttcaCTCAAGTTCCAACTTTTGTTGGGGGAAAAGTATAGTAGCCTTCCCTATACTACAATATTGCTGTTACAGGTCTGGCAAGCCTTTGTAGGTGTGAACACACGGCGGGTGGAGCGTTATTATGATGATCTTTTAGCTCAAGAAACTAACAGTTGTGAAGGCAAGGAGCAAGATGTTCAATCTGTTGCATCAGGGAAATGGAGAAAGCAGATTGAGAAGGTCATTAGCTGCATGCGCCCTggaatttattttgatttgtaggTGCTGCATCTTTTGCTTTATATTGCAAGTTGGCTCTCTCCTTAGACTAAATAGCACTTTCCATTCTCAGGATATACCGCGAACTTTCCCAGGCCACCCTGCTTTGGACGAAAATGGCAGAAATTCCTTGAGGCGTTTACTGCTAGCATATGCTCGACATAACCCCTCTGTTGGATACTGTCAGGTAAATAGTGTAAAAAACTCTTTCTTGGTAAATACTGATTCAGCTATAATTTTCTAATGTTTAAGCTTTTGAAACTTGCTCATAAAATTTACATCCCTCCAAATAAGTATTTTCCTTGCAAGGGTTAAGATAAATTGAAACATATTGTGCCATTGGGAAATTTAGCTATTATGTCCAGATACTGTTATGGTGATTTTCCCCATCTGTGAAAAAGAGGAGTGCTAGAAACACTCTCTTATTGCTAGAAACACTCCAATATGGATCCCACCACTTTATATGGGACCCATTTTCCAAAGTGTCGTACCCACGTGGGTTTCACCCAATAAGAGAACGAGTGTTAGAGTGAGTGTTCCTAGTACTCAATAAAAAATAGTGATTATGCCACTGAAAATCAACTcaagtttttcttataaacaaacAATAAGGCCAAAACAGAGGTAATACTTTGAAATCAACTTAAGTTTTGCAAACTAGAAAGGTCTCTTCAACTAATTGCTGAAGACTGACTCATTAGCATTGCTGCAGTGGTCTGCCAAACTTTTCCTACTAAATTCTGATGACGATTTGTTGTTTTAAGAGCACATCCTTTTATTTTACTTATTCTTCAATATATTAATGCATTTCCATGTGTATATATCTTAAAGATTTTAAGCTTTCCCACTAAATTCTGACGGCCATTTGTTGTTTTAAGAGCGCCTTCCTTTTATTTTGCTTATTCTTTAATATATTAGTATATTTCCATATATAGTAATATCTTCTTAAAGGTTTTTAGCATTCCTACTTCTTGTTAGTACCTCCTTAAAACTAGAACACGTGTTTGCTAAAAAACTATAGACTGTTTAAAGCCTGAAGCATAAGCTAATTGGAAGATTTTATGCCCTGTGCAACATGAAAGGTGATATACTCTCTATTATTGACTATATTTGCATTTCCATTGCTGTTACTCCACGCGTGTCAGTCTCTTCACAGGTGCTATTcttcattattgttgttgttgttgttgttgttgttgttgttgttgttgttgtcatcttcgtcatcataaacatcatattaTGTTTGTCCTTAAATTTTATTGCTGAAATACATGCAGGCAATGAACTTCTTTGCTGGTTTGTTGCTGCTTCTTATGCCAGAAGAAAATGCCTTTTGGTAGGTTTACGAAACTTATCTTTTATTTCCCCTTGTCAGTCCCCTTTATAACATAATAGTTGTTCCAATGAATAAACTTCCATCCATTTTTTCTTTTGCTTACTGATTATAAGGGAAACTAATCTTCTAAATATGCATCTATTTATGACTGCCTATTGGTATGTTTTAACATAAAACATATTAGAactgtatcaaaagaattaacaaaatatatttttttaatgaattaaatccTTAACCCCTAGttttctaatgcacaaacaaagGTCAGAGATGGTGAAAATATAGAAATGTTATCAGGTATCCAGGTCTTTAAAACACCTGATAACTTTGCTCGTTACTATTTCTCAAAATACAAGATAGCCAGCAATTCCAATTTTACAGATTTATGTGGCTACTTCCCCTCCCATGAATGCAAACTAACTAACACCTGTAATAAACAGTCTCCAACAGTTATCTATGATGCTCTGCTACAGTTATTATTTCCCTTGAAGCTATATTTTCCTGCTGCCCTGCTTATTTCCTGCATAACCTAAACCTTctttgttacaacaacaacaacaatcaatctCTATTCAACTCATTAATCTCTAGATCTTTCTTAATAGTTTCTCTTATAGATTTGTGAAAACTGAATAATATATTTCAAGTATGAAAAACGGACAAGCATTAATCTCTTTATATTGACTATTCTAACCTAATGGGTCTGACTATTGGACTAAAGGTCCGAATATAAGTTACTATTAGtactaacaatagtaaaataactataaaaataaattatttacacGATCAATACTTGAATTTGTCTTATGTTTATATGATGTGATTTGTTGGACTGGTATAACTCAGGACTTTCGTTGGAATTATTGATGATTATTTTGAAGGCTACTATACAGAAGAAATGATAGAATCCCAGGTGTGAATCATAGTATTTAGGACAAATTCTCTTTGCCAGTCACTAACTCACAGAAGCTATTAACCTTTTAGGTGGACCAGCTTGTTTTTGAGGAGTTGATGCGTGAAAGATTTCCGAAACTTGGTTCGTATTTATCATGTTTACTCTCTAGTGTTTTCCTTATAACTGTCTCAGAATCAGCTTGGATATCAATTTTTTATTCTATAAATGTTTTTGGTGCAGTTAATCATCTAGATTACTTGGGAGTGCAGGTAGCATGGGTATCTGGGCCGTGGTTTCTATCAATCTTTGTAAACATGATTCCCTGGGAAAGTGGTAAAATATTTTTGGAATGTTTTTTTTCATGTAATATTACAACATTGATTTTGAACTTGGATTATTCTTAAATGTTtctttttggtgtgttttttatTAGTTATTCGAGTTTGGGATGTTCTGCTATTTGAAGGGAACCGTGTTATGCTATTTCGAACAGCGCTGGCTCTAATGGAATTATATGGTATTGACTTGTGTTTATCTATTTTTGCATCTGATCTATGCTGAGTAGTATGACCAAGTAGTAGACTAAACTAAGCAATTGTTTACTTTGTTAAATAACATATCTCTTATTCTAGGTCCTGCGTTAGTTACAACAAAAGATGCAGGTGATGCAATTACTCTATTGCAATCACTTGTTGGCTCGACATTTGATAGCAGCCAGCTTGTCTTTACTGCTTGTATGGGTTTTCTAGCTGTGACTGAAGCAAGATTGCAGGAACTGAGAGTAAAACACCGTCCATCTGTATTAGAAGTTATAGAAGAGAGATCAAGGAAAGGACGAGTTTGGAAAGATTCCAAGGGGATTGCAACTAAATTGTATAGTTTCAAGCATGACCCAGGGTCACTGgtggaagaaaaaaaagataatgACAAAGGTGATATGGTAGCTGATAAGGATGTGCAGTTGGGCTTGGAGTCCCATTCCTCTAACTTAGATGAACTGCTTAATAGTCTCAATATTGATTCCAAAATGGATTCCCTACCAGATCTCCAGGAACAGGTTGCTTCTCCTCCTCAACTTTCACCTTACTTCTCCATTGTAAAAAATGAAGCTATCCTTGTGAATTAGATTGAAATTTATCTACTATTAAACTCTAATTCCATGTATAATTCCACCAGTATGCTAAAATACCTCTAAGATGTGTGTTTTGTCATGTTGTATCTTGAGTCAGGTTAACTTGATAGTAGTAAAAGGTGTGTCTGCATTGtttataatttgaaattaaacAATGCTTAAGATCAAGCGTAAGCCACTCTGCCTATCTGTGATACTGATATACCATTTGACTCTGGTGCATTTAAAAGAAACTAGAATAAGATGATATTAAGTGGCAATATGGATCTTCAATGGGCTTTTATGTGTTGATTTTTAATACTTCTGAGTTTTTGTCCTTTAAAATGAAATTAGATCTTATTCATCAGAAAATTGCACTGATAAAA encodes:
- the LOC131644558 gene encoding GTPase-activating protein gyp3-like isoform X1, which encodes MAETAFNLLHNFKSSRDSYGFALRPQYAQRYREYSLIYKEEEAERSDKWGSFIEQIDKSSQASSSEDKHKETLKVESSEVKEEKNPHRVSTGDDSSSRNFSECAEVEETSAGRIIEGETEIKEGDSSSRTSSGETETKEVTGLGKTSEGGDSSRRESFSDCSTRNNSPKELHHLKESKTRKVQCWAEIRPSLSTIEEILSCRVKKGKNMKGGKINGSDGHLPSIEKSEPVEGDSEEDSQGKVSTNETLDGGNGSRAENDLMDRNLPELFSPWKELESLVQGGVPKDLRGEVWQAFVGVNTRRVERYYDDLLAQETNSCEGKEQDVQSVASGKWRKQIEKDIPRTFPGHPALDENGRNSLRRLLLAYARHNPSVGYCQAMNFFAGLLLLLMPEENAFWTFVGIIDDYFEGYYTEEMIESQVDQLVFEELMRERFPKLGSYLSCLLSSVFLITVSESAWISIFYSINVFGAVNHLDYLGVQVAWVSGPWFLSIFVNMIPWESVIRVWDVLLFEGNRVMLFRTALALMELYGPALVTTKDAGDAITLLQSLVGSTFDSSQLVFTACMGFLAVTEARLQELRVKHRPSVLEVIEERSRKGRVWKDSKGIATKLYSFKHDPGSLVEEKKDNDKGDMVADKDVQLGLESHSSNLDELLNSLNIDSKMDSLPDLQEQVVLLKVEMCRLLEEKRSSILRAEELETALMEMVKEDNRLELTARVEQLEHEVAVLQQALTDKQEQEAAMLQVLIRLEQDQKVTEDARRRAEQDLAAHKLEVHVLQEKYEKATASIAEMEKRVVMAESMLEATLQYESGQSKAQSSPRAGRVENPSRKIGLLSFGLGWRDRNKGKHSTEESTESSHDNVTPSKESNTEEEQGR
- the LOC131644558 gene encoding uncharacterized protein LOC131644558 isoform X3, with protein sequence MAETAFNLLHNFKSSRDSYGFALRPQYAQRYREYSLIYKEEEAERSDKWGSFIEQIDKSSQASSSEDKHKETLKVESSEVKEEKNPHRVSTGDDSSSRNFSECAEVEETSAGRIIEGETEIKEGDSSSRTSSGETETKEVTGLGKTSEGGDSSRRESFSDCSTRNNSPKELHHLKESKTRKVQCWAEIRPSLSTIEEILSCRVKKGKNMKGGKINGSDGHLPSIEKSEPVEGDSEEDSQGKVSTNETLDGGNGSRAENDLMDRNLPELFSPWKELESLVQGGVPKDLRGEVWQAFVGVNTRRVERYYDDLLAQETNSCEGKEQDVQSVASGKWRKQIEKDIPRTFPGHPALDENGRNSLRRLLLAYARHNPSVGYCQAMNFFAGLLLLLMPEENAFWTFVGIIDDYFEGYYTEEMIESQVDQLVFEELMRERFPKLVNHLDYLGVQVAWVSGPWFLSIFVNMIPWESVIRVWDVLLFEGNRVMLFRTALALMELYGPALVTTKDAGDAITLLQSLVGSTFDSSQLVFTACMGFLAVTEARLQELRVKHRPSVLEVIEERSRKGRVWKDSKGIATKLYSFKHDPGSLVEEKKDNDKGDMVADKDVQLGLESHSSNLDELLNSLNIDSKMDSLPDLQEQVVLLKVEMCRLLEEKRSSILRAEELETALMEMVKEDNRLELTARVEQLEHEVAVLQQALTDKQEQEAAMLQVLCAPVFSSVYFCSNSARAGPKSY
- the LOC131644558 gene encoding uncharacterized protein LOC131644558 isoform X2; this encodes MAETAFNLLHNFKSSRDSYGFALRPQYAQRYREYSLIYKEEEAERSDKWGSFIEQIDKSSQASSSEDKHKETLKVESSEVKEEKNPHRVSTGDDSSSRNFSECAEVEETSAGRIIEGETEIKEGDSSSRTSSGETETKEVTGLGKTSEGGDSSRRESFSDCSTRNNSPKELHHLKESKTRKVQCWAEIRPSLSTIEEILSCRVKKGKNMKGGKINGSDGHLPSIEKSEPVEGDSEEDSQGKVSTNETLDGGNGSRAENDLMDRNLPELFSPWKELESLVQGGVPKDLRGEVWQAFVGVNTRRVERYYDDLLAQETNSCEGKEQDVQSVASGKWRKQIEKDIPRTFPGHPALDENGRNSLRRLLLAYARHNPSVGYCQAMNFFAGLLLLLMPEENAFWTFVGIIDDYFEGYYTEEMIESQVDQLVFEELMRERFPKLVNHLDYLGVQVAWVSGPWFLSIFVNMIPWESVIRVWDVLLFEGNRVMLFRTALALMELYGPALVTTKDAGDAITLLQSLVGSTFDSSQLVFTACMGFLAVTEARLQELRVKHRPSVLEVIEERSRKGRVWKDSKGIATKLYSFKHDPGSLVEEKKDNDKGDMVADKDVQLGLESHSSNLDELLNSLNIDSKMDSLPDLQEQVVLLKVEMCRLLEEKRSSILRAEELETALMEMVKEDNRLELTARVEQLEHEVAVLQQALTDKQEQEAAMLQVLIRLEQDQKVTEDARRRAEQDLAAHKLEVHVLQEKYEKATASIAEMEKRVVMAESMLEATLQYESGQSKAQSSPRAGRVENPSRKIGLLSFGLGWRDRNKGKHSTEESTESSHDNVTPSKESNTEEEQGR